One genomic segment of Brevibacillus laterosporus LMG 15441 includes these proteins:
- a CDS encoding class I SAM-dependent DNA methyltransferase, whose translation MSYTHLATVYDALMADTPYQDWLVWAEDYWQLHGKPQTILDLGCGTGSIAIPLAQKGYQVTGVDLSPEMLAIAYEKMKTAHVDINWVEQDMTELSVSPVDSVISFCDCLSYITEKEAVQATFQRVYQHLKPGGTFLFDVHSPYKILTFFGNNTFTHVDEEINYIWQCYTDEERMEVEHDLTFFIRVENGCYQKREETQYQRAYQPTEIILWLREAGFEEIKLTADFVNLPPVAESERLFFSAKRPHD comes from the coding sequence ATGTCATATACGCATTTAGCTACAGTCTACGATGCGTTGATGGCGGATACTCCTTATCAGGATTGGCTGGTTTGGGCAGAGGATTATTGGCAGCTACACGGTAAGCCACAGACAATTCTTGACTTGGGATGTGGTACAGGCAGTATTGCCATTCCTCTGGCCCAAAAAGGCTATCAGGTAACCGGTGTTGACTTATCGCCAGAGATGCTTGCAATTGCCTACGAAAAAATGAAAACAGCACATGTTGATATTAATTGGGTTGAACAAGATATGACAGAGCTCTCTGTCAGCCCGGTTGATTCGGTTATTTCCTTCTGTGATTGCCTTAGCTATATTACGGAAAAGGAAGCTGTGCAAGCTACGTTTCAGCGTGTGTACCAGCATCTAAAACCAGGTGGAACTTTCCTTTTTGATGTACATAGTCCTTATAAAATTCTCACCTTTTTTGGAAATAACACATTTACGCATGTAGATGAAGAGATCAATTACATCTGGCAATGCTATACGGATGAAGAGCGAATGGAAGTAGAGCATGATCTTACTTTCTTTATTCGGGTAGAAAATGGATGCTATCAAAAACGAGAAGAAACACAATACCAAAGAGCTTATCAGCCAACAGAGATTATTTTGTGGCTACGAGAGGCTGGCTTTGAAGAAATTAAGCTAACTGCTGATTTTGTGAATCTTCCTCCTGTTGCTGAAAGCGAACGGCTATTTTTTTCAGCCAAACGTCCTCATGATTGA
- the comER gene encoding late competence protein ComER: MQLGFIGTGSMGGMLIQSFIRSQAVLPDQIRAYNRTPGKLALLQEQFPELQIAMSNVDVVTNSDLIFLCVKPKEYRSALAEFASALSSEQVLVTITSPIVVEDLEKFVPCQVIRAVPSITNQALSGLILLEYGRSTTDESKDRLLHLLSHIGLPLEIQAPFLRISADIASCGPAFLSYTLQQIIRSAEEETGLPHETAVHLTTQMLIGVAELLKQGHFTLPELQARVCVPGGITGEGLRILQGSLPGVFHHVFRITQKKFEEDQRELKEQLENW, from the coding sequence ATGCAACTTGGGTTTATTGGAACTGGAAGTATGGGGGGCATGCTCATACAATCTTTTATTCGATCTCAGGCTGTGTTACCCGACCAAATTAGAGCCTATAATCGAACCCCAGGAAAATTGGCACTTCTACAAGAACAATTTCCAGAATTGCAAATCGCTATGAGCAATGTTGACGTCGTTACAAATAGCGATCTGATTTTTTTATGTGTCAAGCCAAAAGAATATCGATCAGCATTAGCTGAATTCGCATCTGCTCTTTCCAGCGAACAGGTCTTGGTTACAATTACAAGTCCCATAGTAGTAGAAGACCTGGAAAAATTCGTCCCTTGTCAGGTTATACGTGCAGTTCCAAGTATCACTAATCAAGCTTTGAGTGGACTCATCTTACTCGAATACGGTCGTTCTACCACAGATGAGTCAAAGGATCGTTTACTCCACCTTCTATCACATATCGGCCTCCCCTTGGAAATTCAAGCTCCATTTTTACGAATCTCGGCAGATATCGCTAGTTGTGGACCTGCCTTTCTCAGCTATACACTGCAACAAATAATTCGGTCTGCGGAAGAAGAAACTGGTCTACCCCACGAAACAGCCGTTCATTTGACAACCCAAATGCTAATTGGAGTAGCCGAATTATTAAAACAAGGACATTTTACCTTACCAGAGCTACAGGCGCGTGTCTGCGTACCAGGAGGAATTACCGGAGAAGGACTGCGAATTTTACAAGGTTCCCTACCTGGGGTATTTCATCATGTATTCCGCATCACACAAAAGAAATTTGAAGAGGATCAACGAGAACTGAAGGAACAGTTGGAAAATTGGTAG
- the asnB gene encoding asparagine synthase (glutamine-hydrolyzing), with protein sequence MCGIVSFFNKHQAPAQLETIKAMTDVILHRGPDDDGFHVEDNIALGFRRLSIIDVAGGHQPLFNETKDIWIIGNGEVYNYKELQTWLKEQGHVFQTDSDIETILHLYEEVGFDAPKKLRGMFGFTIYDSRKRLLFGARDHFGIKPLYYTETADSIAVASEIKSLLELPGVHRAVNQQGFYHYLTFQYVPDPETMYEGIYRIPPGHFFVIQDDKLTLEQYWDVHFEPDESKPFSYFVEGTRSILLDSVDKHRVSEVSRGAFLSSGVDSSSIVGMLRKFEPVKTFSIGSDIPGYSELDYARRTAEYLGTEHHEVTMNAERYLQELPRLIWHQDEPVADPSAILLYFVAEMASEHVTVVLSGEGADEFFGGYNIYREPHSLRMFKHMPAWMKSSMRGVAEHLPDSMKGKNFLIRGSKTVEERFFGNAMIFSEEIKEKVVMENIKHAGHYKSPLDITQKIYQRVQGYDDVTKMQYLDIHTWLRGNILMKADKMTMANSLELRVPFIDPKVFEFAATIPTKYKIAEGTTKHVLREAMKDFLPPEIKTRPKLGFPVPTRHWLKNEFYKWAKELIFEAKVDHLINKAYVLYMLDEHKEGHGDYSRKIWTILIFMLWHQIFIEQKYSFQPYVSPAVQIRKQNNASSIAR encoded by the coding sequence ATGTGTGGAATTGTTTCGTTCTTCAATAAGCATCAAGCACCTGCACAACTAGAAACGATAAAAGCAATGACCGACGTGATTTTGCACCGCGGTCCTGACGACGATGGTTTCCATGTAGAAGATAATATTGCATTAGGCTTCCGCCGTCTTAGCATCATTGACGTTGCTGGCGGTCATCAGCCTTTGTTTAATGAAACAAAAGATATCTGGATTATCGGTAACGGGGAAGTTTATAACTACAAAGAACTACAGACATGGCTAAAGGAACAAGGTCACGTGTTCCAGACCGATTCAGATATTGAGACCATTCTTCACTTGTATGAAGAGGTTGGCTTTGATGCACCGAAAAAACTTCGCGGTATGTTTGGTTTCACTATTTATGATAGCCGTAAACGTCTACTGTTTGGAGCGCGTGATCATTTTGGAATTAAACCGCTCTACTATACGGAAACGGCCGATTCAATTGCTGTAGCTAGTGAAATTAAGAGCTTGCTTGAACTGCCAGGCGTGCATCGAGCAGTCAATCAACAAGGATTTTATCATTATCTAACCTTTCAATATGTCCCTGATCCTGAGACAATGTATGAAGGAATATATCGCATCCCTCCAGGTCATTTCTTTGTCATTCAAGATGATAAGCTGACACTTGAACAATATTGGGATGTTCACTTTGAACCGGATGAAAGTAAGCCATTCTCATATTTTGTAGAAGGTACCCGCTCTATTTTGCTAGATTCTGTAGATAAACACAGAGTTAGCGAGGTTTCTCGCGGTGCATTTTTATCCAGTGGTGTAGACTCCAGTAGCATCGTAGGCATGTTACGTAAGTTTGAACCAGTTAAAACCTTTTCAATTGGCTCTGATATCCCAGGATACAGCGAGCTCGATTACGCGCGCCGTACAGCAGAATATCTAGGTACAGAGCATCACGAAGTCACCATGAATGCAGAGCGATATTTACAGGAATTGCCTCGTCTCATCTGGCATCAGGACGAACCAGTTGCTGATCCATCAGCTATTCTCCTATATTTCGTAGCAGAAATGGCTAGCGAGCACGTTACAGTTGTTCTCTCTGGTGAAGGGGCAGATGAATTCTTTGGCGGATACAACATCTATCGTGAGCCTCACTCTCTTCGGATGTTTAAGCATATGCCAGCTTGGATGAAATCCTCCATGCGCGGTGTTGCTGAACATTTGCCAGATAGCATGAAAGGGAAAAACTTCTTGATTCGCGGCTCTAAAACAGTTGAGGAGCGTTTTTTTGGAAATGCCATGATCTTCAGTGAAGAGATCAAGGAAAAAGTAGTGATGGAGAATATTAAACATGCTGGTCATTACAAATCTCCACTAGATATCACGCAAAAAATTTATCAGCGAGTCCAAGGCTATGACGATGTAACCAAAATGCAGTATTTGGATATCCATACTTGGCTTCGCGGCAACATTTTGATGAAAGCTGACAAAATGACAATGGCAAACTCTCTGGAGTTGCGTGTACCGTTTATTGATCCAAAGGTATTTGAATTCGCAGCAACTATTCCGACCAAATACAAGATTGCAGAAGGTACAACCAAGCATGTTTTAAGGGAAGCAATGAAGGATTTTTTGCCTCCTGAAATCAAGACTCGTCCTAAGCTTGGGTTCCCAGTTCCAACCCGTCATTGGTTGAAGAATGAATTCTACAAATGGGCGAAAGAATTGATTTTTGAAGCGAAAGTAGATCATTTAATTAATAAAGCTTATGTGTTGTACATGCTTGATGAGCATAAGGAAGGTCACGGTGATTATAGCCGTAAGATCTGGACCATTTTAATCTTTATGCTATGGCATCAGATTTTTATCGAGCAGAAGTATTCCTTCCAGCCTTATGTAAGTCCTGCTGTTCAAATTCGCAAGCAAAACAACGCTTCAAGCATAGCAAGATAG
- a CDS encoding DNA internalization-related competence protein ComEC/Rec2 has protein sequence MAAYQFFLTSLCWIIGIGLSNLDRLKLFSSPFYLWIGFVLLILAAIGLKGEMRKWSLLLMGSLLAGACYFSWYDSRYASELVQYAEGEELVFLQGKIDSPVERDGDLVRFYARINNVNSKQRMKTAFQTTDLNERVLIRLKLQHEEQINTIEGWHSGNSFQAQATIKLPGTARNPHAFDYRSYLRYQKVAVIVDMDVTDMEVEEGEGDWRAFFTRWQKEEARQLEKLSMEPENIGFFKSLLLGQQSEVEADLQTVYADLGFIHVLAISGLHITIVSSGFLWIVQKIGVPTKISYVIGILFILIYVGLVGMGVSAVRSGCMGILGLLARSQEKSAQGLEILGVTGLIMLIYDPYQLFHLGFQLSFFITMGLLVFVPLLVQLEWPMPKWLVSTLAVTLVSQLISFPFLIHYFHLFSPISWLVNVLLVPVYSYIILPLGYILLFFSHIHIALTYIPSVVADYLLSFVHSFLTFLHQTKIPLRHWSHPVWWWHVLYMGFCVGFWAMWHLGYHRKKDLFMATFLFILVVMIARDPWGKKDEVEITIIDVGQGDSIIVEIDNSFVYVIDAGGTISFGREPWQKRRNPFEVGKDVVVPYLRSKGVERINCLVLTHGDHDHVGGVKALLPALKVDRVLTNGRQPKAEAEWFQALHSEQIKMHTGYLGYTWQDNPQVTWTWLSPDSKRTQGSSENNASVVLLLSAYGVNILLTGDLEESGEQELLRRYTLPPIDLLKVGHHGSKTSSSEEFLHAITPSVSLISVGTNNRYHHPSEQVIERFKQRNTQIYRTDHHGAITVTINENGYKVTPTLQPE, from the coding sequence GTGGCAGCCTATCAGTTTTTTCTGACATCACTATGTTGGATTATAGGGATTGGGCTTAGTAATTTGGATAGGCTCAAGCTCTTTTCATCTCCTTTTTATTTATGGATCGGATTTGTTCTATTAATATTGGCCGCGATTGGGTTGAAGGGCGAGATGAGGAAGTGGAGCTTGCTCTTAATGGGCTCTCTCCTTGCTGGTGCTTGTTATTTTAGCTGGTACGATAGTCGTTATGCTTCTGAATTAGTGCAGTATGCAGAGGGAGAGGAGCTTGTTTTCCTACAGGGAAAAATTGATTCTCCCGTCGAGCGAGACGGCGATTTGGTGAGGTTCTATGCACGAATTAACAATGTGAACAGTAAACAGAGAATGAAAACCGCATTCCAGACAACAGATTTAAATGAACGAGTTCTTATTCGTCTCAAGCTACAGCATGAGGAACAAATTAATACTATAGAAGGCTGGCATTCGGGTAATTCCTTTCAGGCACAGGCTACAATAAAGCTCCCAGGTACAGCTCGTAATCCGCATGCGTTCGATTACAGATCCTATCTTCGGTATCAAAAAGTAGCAGTAATAGTTGATATGGATGTTACGGATATGGAGGTTGAGGAGGGAGAAGGGGATTGGCGGGCTTTTTTTACTAGATGGCAAAAAGAAGAAGCCAGACAATTAGAAAAGCTAAGCATGGAGCCTGAAAACATCGGGTTTTTCAAATCACTTCTATTAGGTCAGCAATCAGAGGTAGAAGCTGATCTTCAAACAGTTTATGCTGATTTAGGATTTATTCATGTGCTTGCCATTTCCGGCTTACATATCACAATCGTGTCTAGCGGATTTTTATGGATTGTACAAAAGATTGGTGTTCCCACAAAGATTTCTTATGTGATAGGAATACTATTTATTTTGATCTATGTAGGGCTAGTGGGTATGGGGGTATCAGCCGTACGATCAGGCTGTATGGGGATTCTTGGGTTATTAGCACGATCTCAAGAAAAATCTGCGCAGGGCCTAGAAATACTTGGTGTCACTGGGCTTATTATGTTAATCTACGACCCATATCAATTATTTCATCTAGGATTTCAATTATCTTTTTTTATTACGATGGGATTATTAGTCTTTGTGCCGTTGCTAGTCCAATTGGAATGGCCTATGCCAAAATGGTTGGTTTCTACTTTAGCCGTCACACTGGTTTCGCAACTAATTTCATTTCCCTTTCTCATTCATTATTTTCATTTGTTTTCACCGATTTCATGGCTGGTTAATGTATTATTAGTACCTGTCTATTCGTATATTATTTTGCCGCTTGGCTACATCCTGCTATTTTTTTCTCATATTCATATTGCATTAACTTACATACCTTCTGTTGTAGCTGATTATCTTTTATCCTTTGTTCATTCCTTTCTTACATTTCTCCACCAAACAAAAATTCCCTTGCGGCATTGGTCACATCCTGTTTGGTGGTGGCACGTACTATATATGGGCTTTTGCGTTGGTTTTTGGGCAATGTGGCATTTAGGCTATCACCGTAAAAAGGATCTTTTTATGGCGACCTTTCTCTTCATTTTAGTGGTGATGATTGCTCGTGACCCATGGGGAAAAAAGGACGAGGTAGAAATTACCATTATTGACGTGGGGCAAGGAGACTCTATAATAGTTGAGATAGACAATTCTTTTGTATATGTAATAGATGCAGGAGGAACGATCTCCTTTGGAAGAGAGCCTTGGCAAAAACGTAGAAATCCATTTGAAGTCGGAAAGGATGTTGTAGTGCCTTATTTGCGCTCTAAAGGAGTGGAACGCATCAACTGTCTTGTGCTGACACATGGGGACCATGATCATGTAGGAGGGGTAAAAGCATTGTTGCCTGCTCTGAAGGTGGATCGTGTCCTTACCAATGGTAGACAACCTAAGGCTGAGGCAGAATGGTTTCAAGCTTTACATAGTGAACAAATCAAAATGCATACTGGATATTTAGGCTATACCTGGCAGGATAATCCGCAGGTTACATGGACCTGGCTATCGCCTGATTCTAAAAGGACACAAGGGAGCTCTGAGAATAATGCATCTGTTGTGCTGCTCTTGTCTGCATATGGTGTAAACATATTGTTAACAGGCGATTTGGAAGAATCGGGAGAACAAGAATTGTTACGGCGCTATACATTACCTCCTATTGATCTTCTAAAGGTAGGGCATCACGGGAGCAAGACTTCTAGCAGTGAGGAATTCTTACATGCGATTACTCCTAGTGTTTCATTGATCTCAGTAGGAACTAACAATCGATACCATCATCCATCTGAGCAAGTAATAGAGCGTTTTAAACAACGGAATACACAGATTTATCGCACTGATCACCATGGAGCGATTACTGTTACAATTAATGAAAATGGATATAAAGTTACTCCTACATTACAACCAGAATAA
- the yqeK gene encoding bis(5'-nucleosyl)-tetraphosphatase (symmetrical) YqeK codes for MEQIQHREALLKQVRAQMHEKRYQHTLGVAESAKKLAIRYGADPIKAELAGLLHDYCKCWEISRLRDYLLRYDLPQDLLSGDKELWHSFVGAIVVQQELQIQDAEILQAIRYHTTGRENMSLLEKVVCLADYIEPNRNYPGVEDIRCLAEQDLNQALALALGGTIRFLIEKKQRVYPLTLLAYNDLVIE; via the coding sequence ATGGAGCAGATCCAACATAGAGAAGCCTTGCTTAAGCAGGTTAGAGCTCAAATGCATGAAAAGCGTTACCAGCATACCTTAGGTGTCGCAGAATCAGCCAAAAAGCTGGCCATTCGCTACGGAGCAGATCCGATCAAAGCTGAGTTAGCGGGACTGCTACATGATTACTGCAAATGCTGGGAGATTTCGCGGCTACGAGATTATCTTCTTCGTTATGATTTACCTCAGGATCTGCTTTCAGGGGATAAAGAATTATGGCATTCTTTTGTAGGAGCGATTGTGGTACAACAGGAGCTACAGATACAGGATGCTGAGATACTGCAAGCGATTCGTTATCATACGACAGGCCGTGAGAATATGTCCTTGCTGGAGAAGGTTGTTTGTCTGGCTGATTACATTGAACCCAATCGCAATTATCCTGGTGTAGAGGACATTAGGTGCCTAGCAGAGCAAGACTTGAATCAGGCGTTAGCACTTGCGCTCGGAGGAACAATACGTTTTTTAATTGAAAAAAAACAGCGGGTATATCCGCTCACTTTGCTTGCTTATAATGATCTTGTAATAGAATGA
- the leuS gene encoding leucine--tRNA ligase, which produces MPYNPQELEVKWQKKWNEQKTNKTVEDSSKPKFYCLEQFPYPSGRLHMGHMRVYSIGDVIARLKRMSGFQVLHPMGWDAFGLPAENAAVKFGAQPAKWTYENIDFMKMQLNRLGVSIDWSREVATCSPDYYKWTQWLFLTFLEQGLAYRKRAFVNWCPECSTVLANEQVIDGLCWRCDSEVTKKDLEQWFFSITDYAERLLTDLDKLSGWPEKVRTMQKNWIGKSEGANVTFTIPELNDEQVKVFTTRPDTLYGVSYMVLAPEHPLVPKLIAGKEQEASVLAFVEEMKKESDITRTATDAEKVGLFTGAYAKHPLTGEQVPIWVANYVLLDYGTGAVMGVPAHDERDFAFAKKYDLAIKVVINPENPEILAEEIGIDAPYTEDGTLINSAQFDGMPNREAIKAIADVLEQQGKGGLSTTYRLRDWLVSRQRYWGAPIPIIYCDSCGVVPVPKEQLPVLLPEDVVIDGKRNPLTSSEEFMKTTCPTCGGAAKRETDTMDTFIDSSWYYLRYTDASNKELPFSKENADKWMQVDEYIGGIEHAILHLLYSRFFTKVLHDAGMLAFDEPFRSLLTQGMVLKDGAKMSKSKGNVVSPDEMIEKYGADTVRLFILFAAPPERDLDWTDTGVEGSFRFLNRVWRLVESNQELFQAPYQVAANDDAAKDLYRTTHHTIKKVTEDIGERYTFNTAISTIMELVNKMYSYPAESDRGTFAFAMETLIILLAPIAPHISEEMWQQLLGKTSSVHMQEWPTFDPKALVLDEVEIVIQINGKVRDKLVVANGLSKDELEKHVLAHEKGIALIDGKTVRKVIAVPGKLVNIVVG; this is translated from the coding sequence ATGCCGTATAATCCACAAGAGCTGGAAGTCAAATGGCAGAAAAAATGGAACGAACAAAAAACAAACAAAACGGTGGAGGATTCCTCTAAGCCAAAATTTTACTGCCTTGAGCAATTTCCGTATCCATCTGGGCGTTTGCACATGGGCCATATGCGTGTATATTCAATCGGGGATGTTATTGCTCGTTTGAAGCGTATGAGCGGTTTTCAAGTATTGCACCCAATGGGCTGGGATGCATTTGGTTTGCCGGCTGAGAATGCTGCAGTTAAATTCGGAGCACAGCCAGCTAAATGGACATATGAAAATATTGATTTTATGAAAATGCAATTAAACCGTCTGGGTGTAAGTATTGACTGGAGTCGTGAAGTGGCGACTTGCTCCCCAGATTATTATAAATGGACGCAATGGTTATTTTTAACTTTCCTAGAACAAGGTCTTGCATATCGCAAACGTGCTTTTGTAAATTGGTGCCCAGAATGCTCAACCGTACTTGCGAATGAGCAGGTAATTGATGGCTTATGCTGGCGCTGCGATTCAGAAGTAACGAAGAAGGATTTGGAACAGTGGTTCTTTAGTATTACTGATTATGCAGAACGTCTGTTGACGGATTTAGACAAATTGTCTGGTTGGCCGGAAAAAGTACGTACGATGCAAAAGAACTGGATTGGGAAAAGCGAAGGAGCTAATGTTACTTTCACAATTCCAGAGCTTAATGATGAGCAGGTAAAAGTATTTACAACTCGTCCTGACACGCTTTATGGCGTAAGTTATATGGTATTGGCACCGGAACATCCATTAGTACCAAAATTGATCGCTGGTAAAGAACAAGAAGCTTCTGTTCTTGCTTTTGTCGAAGAAATGAAGAAAGAAAGCGACATTACTCGTACAGCGACTGATGCTGAAAAAGTGGGCTTGTTCACAGGAGCATACGCGAAGCATCCTCTAACAGGAGAGCAAGTACCGATCTGGGTAGCCAACTATGTACTGCTTGATTACGGTACAGGCGCTGTAATGGGTGTGCCAGCCCATGATGAACGTGATTTTGCATTCGCGAAAAAGTATGATTTAGCGATTAAAGTAGTTATTAATCCGGAAAATCCAGAAATTCTAGCTGAGGAAATTGGTATCGATGCGCCTTATACAGAAGACGGCACCTTAATAAACTCTGCTCAATTTGATGGAATGCCAAACCGTGAAGCGATTAAAGCGATTGCTGATGTCCTTGAACAGCAAGGTAAAGGCGGATTGTCTACCACTTATCGTCTTCGCGACTGGCTGGTTTCGCGACAACGCTATTGGGGCGCGCCAATTCCAATCATTTATTGCGATAGCTGTGGCGTAGTACCAGTACCAAAAGAACAACTGCCTGTGTTATTACCAGAAGATGTAGTTATCGATGGAAAACGGAATCCATTGACTAGCTCTGAGGAATTCATGAAAACCACGTGCCCAACATGTGGTGGAGCAGCAAAACGCGAGACGGATACAATGGATACCTTCATCGATTCTTCTTGGTATTATTTACGATATACTGATGCAAGCAACAAGGAACTGCCTTTCTCTAAAGAGAACGCAGACAAGTGGATGCAAGTCGATGAATACATTGGCGGTATTGAGCACGCAATCCTGCACTTGTTGTATTCTCGATTCTTTACCAAAGTGCTACATGATGCAGGCATGCTGGCCTTCGATGAACCGTTCCGTAGCTTGTTAACACAAGGAATGGTATTAAAAGACGGGGCTAAAATGTCTAAATCAAAAGGCAATGTGGTAAGCCCAGACGAAATGATTGAGAAGTATGGAGCGGATACGGTTCGTTTGTTTATTCTGTTTGCGGCTCCACCTGAACGCGATCTAGACTGGACAGATACTGGAGTAGAAGGAAGCTTCCGTTTCTTGAATCGTGTATGGCGTTTGGTAGAAAGCAATCAAGAATTATTCCAAGCTCCTTATCAAGTAGCTGCGAATGATGATGCAGCCAAAGATTTGTACCGTACTACGCATCATACGATTAAGAAGGTAACAGAAGATATTGGTGAGCGTTATACCTTTAATACAGCGATCAGTACGATTATGGAGCTAGTTAATAAGATGTACAGCTATCCAGCAGAATCAGACCGCGGTACCTTTGCTTTTGCCATGGAGACTCTTATCATTCTGCTTGCACCAATCGCACCACATATCTCTGAGGAAATGTGGCAACAATTGCTCGGTAAGACAAGTAGCGTACACATGCAGGAATGGCCAACATTTGATCCTAAAGCATTGGTGCTGGATGAAGTAGAAATCGTAATCCAAATCAATGGTAAAGTACGTGACAAGCTGGTAGTCGCTAACGGACTTAGCAAAGATGAGCTAGAGAAGCATGTACTTGCTCATGAAAAAGGAATTGCACTTATTGACGGTAAAACCGTTCGTAAGGTAATTGCTGTCCCAGGTAAACTGGTTAATATTGTAGTAGGTTAA
- the rsfS gene encoding ribosome silencing factor, producing MVQLDNQLLQLAYKACEDKKAENIVVLDIHTISVMADRFIICHGNNERQVQAIVREIRDQVHKNGYNIRGIEGEEQGRWVLVDCGDVVVHVFHKEERDFYNLEKLWSDAPRVTVEV from the coding sequence ATGGTACAATTAGACAATCAATTACTTCAACTAGCATATAAAGCGTGTGAAGATAAAAAAGCAGAAAATATTGTGGTGCTTGACATCCACACCATCTCAGTTATGGCAGACCGTTTTATCATTTGTCACGGTAACAATGAGCGTCAAGTACAGGCGATTGTTCGTGAAATTCGTGATCAGGTGCATAAAAATGGGTATAATATTCGTGGTATTGAAGGGGAAGAACAAGGTCGTTGGGTATTGGTTGACTGTGGAGATGTAGTTGTTCACGTTTTCCATAAAGAAGAACGCGACTTCTATAATCTTGAAAAACTATGGTCTGATGCACCTCGCGTCACTGTAGAAGTGTAG
- a CDS encoding helix-hairpin-helix domain-containing protein, which yields MVMELWDRYRKWIFVSAALLFIGLSFWIYPAAESTTMSGLTPVAFAEKESTATTELQTTKLADFEQKNATVNTYTGSDKNNDSKEMPLSDTRASVSVDSPLSKDEPISNLNHSSYIDVKGAVTHPGLYSFDSNERVMHVIQKAGGFLAQADQKRVNLAQKLTDGMVLYVPTLQESATSLPNQFTNSSLHPSLPIQSSLLSSSPQASATKINIKTATLEQLMKLPGIGKTRAEDIIAYRDKKGFTKLEDLMKISGIGKKTFEKIKKIAICE from the coding sequence ATGGTTATGGAATTGTGGGATCGTTATCGAAAATGGATTTTTGTGAGTGCTGCCCTTTTATTTATTGGACTTAGCTTCTGGATATACCCCGCCGCTGAATCCACTACTATGTCCGGACTTACTCCTGTTGCCTTCGCGGAAAAGGAAAGCACTGCTACGACCGAATTGCAAACAACTAAGCTTGCAGATTTCGAACAAAAAAATGCTACTGTGAACACTTATACAGGCTCAGATAAAAATAATGATTCTAAAGAAATGCCCCTTTCTGATACTAGAGCTTCTGTATCCGTAGATTCCCCCCTTTCTAAAGATGAGCCAATAAGCAATTTGAATCATTCCTCTTATATTGATGTAAAGGGAGCTGTCACACATCCTGGCTTATATTCTTTTGACTCAAATGAACGAGTCATGCATGTTATTCAAAAAGCTGGTGGTTTCTTAGCACAGGCTGATCAGAAGCGAGTTAATCTGGCACAAAAGCTAACGGATGGAATGGTTTTATATGTTCCTACCTTGCAAGAGTCAGCTACTTCTTTGCCTAACCAGTTTACTAATTCATCCCTTCACCCTAGCTTGCCAATTCAAAGCAGTTTGCTATCTTCTTCACCCCAAGCTTCTGCTACTAAAATCAATATTAAAACCGCTACATTGGAGCAACTTATGAAATTACCAGGAATCGGGAAAACCCGAGCAGAGGATATCATTGCCTATCGCGATAAGAAGGGTTTTACTAAATTAGAAGATTTGATGAAAATTTCGGGTATAGGTAAGAAAACCTTTGAAAAAATAAAAAAGATTGCAATCTGTGAATAA
- a CDS encoding deoxycytidylate deaminase has product MARKSWDEYFLDIADQVSTRSTCPRLHVGSVIVKDKHIIATGYNGSIHGHDHCDDGGCLINEAGRCVRTVHAEVNSVLHADRDSLKGATAYVTHEPCENCAKTLAQSGIARIVYRNAYPNKWNEHFLKGIEVIHLPVSDARNN; this is encoded by the coding sequence ATGGCGAGAAAAAGTTGGGATGAATATTTCCTAGATATTGCCGATCAGGTATCCACCCGTTCTACCTGCCCCCGCCTTCATGTGGGTAGCGTAATTGTAAAGGATAAACATATTATTGCAACGGGATACAATGGCTCCATCCATGGTCACGATCATTGTGATGATGGTGGCTGTCTAATTAATGAAGCTGGACGTTGTGTGCGAACAGTGCATGCCGAGGTTAATAGTGTTTTACACGCAGATCGAGATAGTCTAAAGGGAGCTACGGCCTACGTTACACACGAGCCTTGTGAAAATTGCGCTAAAACACTCGCTCAATCAGGGATCGCACGGATCGTGTACCGTAATGCCTATCCAAATAAATGGAATGAACATTTCCTTAAAGGTATAGAGGTCATTCACTTACCTGTTTCGGATGCAAGAAACAACTAA